In the Malus domestica chromosome 16, GDT2T_hap1 genome, one interval contains:
- the LOC103453465 gene encoding COP1-interacting protein 7 isoform X1: MKSSTRLDSALFQLTPTRTRCDLVISANGMTEKIASGLLNPFLSHLKTAQEQMAKGGYSIILEPESGSDAAWFTKSTVQRFVRFVSTPEVLERVYTLESEILQIEEAIAIQGNNDTGLNHVEDNHGKPVDSVEGNKPLLDASEEKAIVLYQPDGQPEANGSTAQEANSKVHLLKVLETRRTMLQKEQGMAFARAVAAGFDVDHLPPLISFAEWFGASRLMDACRRFKELWKRKHETGQWLEIEAAEAMANRSEFSAMNASGIMLSSATNQQVTAEEKPPVEHQPPLSHQEHFPGQYPHQMYPPWPVQSSPGALPVYPPYPMQGMPYFQNYPGNSPFFQPPYPIVEDPRLNQGQRIQKGHSMDSSNGNIESNDVELEKDFSKSQESRKKASRSGQKQSGRVVIRNLNYITAKGKNSSYSDSASDSQTDEDNGDFGGGIPKMKVTHSHKSAKRKETVLMKEGDEGNWQAFQKFLLRDPDEDRRELDQGMFSMEKKGQLKRRQNNLGDDPLVSGGRDRGESPEGSTTDINKFSGNVTRMQKSSNDQMLISARSDQLSHGNGQMDLRYTEIDGIRGKYRRTASDDFMIHGHNNQSGFTSSPSDSLAINGFDRATNTLDRRSSHNMDDDSYIVPLRSISLDHLENNDRNAIDMGSEFPSAAQKVENSQVNYEPDELTLMPERGAEKGSTGYDPALDYEMQGASLDKKHKEVMSENKQGSKKPDKDKKSKMVSDTSDKKIGGPIRRGKPSKLSPLDEARARAEKLRSFKADLQKMKKEKEEEEMKRLEALKIQRQKRIAARGGTIPAMSPLPSLQTRKQGPTKLSPSTHRGSKFSDSEPGSSSPLQRVPIKTGSVGSADSHKTSKSSKLSTGNHSAVHRLTRSVTSLPEQKKDIAGVASNVKLSMARIRRLSEPKVTNGHHVSSVKLRSTLTVSKPKVSDGHESKKISAIVNYDKSKAATLPELKIRTAKGPDAAQSTSTTKGVTQKDDSVKSTSEGGQLKRNDDKNSHHSDRDDNPVIEKTLMMLEKPSIPIVHAEETLRDAKGQNIREKTEVSEYAAIRAPVSPLTIDTINREPARDLLQQQLQSHEVTTSNMEKEPAKFSSNSTAAKPYQAPYVRVPSLEGPCTQNPEYGKAPTNIKTVAIGTVTIKALVPESSNLEKIPEAFERPQAKESLKGFRRLLKFGKKNHGSSSGERNVESDNVSMNGTEAGDNGTNAVSSSEVFTLKNLISQDETPNPSSTQKSSRHFSLLSPFKRKTGEKKLTM, from the exons ATGAAGTCTTCAACTCGGCTGGACTCGGCTCTGTTCCAACTCACCCCAACTCGGACCAG GTGCGATCTGGTTATATCCGCAAATGGAATGACGGAGAAAATAGCTTCTGGTTTGTTGAATCCGTTTCTGTCCCACTTGAAGACTGCTCAAGAACAAATGGCCAAGGGTGGTTATTCAATTATTCTTGAGCCAGAGTCTGGCAGTGATGCAGCATGGTTCACTAAGAGTACGGTCCAAAG GTTTGTTCGCTTTGTGAGCAccccagaggtcttggaacggGTGTACACTTTAGAATCTGAGATTTTACAGATTGAAGAGGCAATTGCAATTCAAGGAAATAATGACACGGGACTTAATCAT GTAGAGGACAATCATGGAAAACCTGTAGATAGCGTTGAAG gaaACAAGCCTTTGCTAGATGCTAGTGAAGAGAAAGCAATTGTCCTTTACCAG CCTGATGGTCAACCTGAAGCAAATGGATCCACTGCACAAGAGGCAAATTCAAA AGTTCATCTTTTGAAAGTCCTGGAGACACGCAGAACTATGCTGCAGAAAGAGCAAGGTATGGCTTTTGCACGTGCTGTAGCCGCAGGTTTTGACGTTGATCATTTGCCACCATTGATATCATTTGCTGAATGGTTTGGAGCTTCACGCTTAAT GGATGCTTGTAGAAGATTTAAGGAACTGTGGAAAAGAAAGCATGAAACTGGGCAATGGCTTGAAATTGAAGCAGCTGAAGCAATGGCTAACAGATCAGAATTCTCTGCCATGAATGCATCAGGCATAATGCTTTCGAGTGCGACCAACCAACAAGTAACTGCAG AAGAAAAGCCTCCTGTGGAGCATCAACCACCATTAAGCCACCAGGAACACTTTCCTGGCCAGTATCCCCATCAGATGTACCCTCCCTGGCCTGTTCAGTCTTCTCCAGGTGCATTACCAGTGTATCCACCATATCCTATGCAAGGCATGCCTTATTTTCAGAATTACCCAGGAAATAGCCCATTTTTTCAGCCGCCTTATCCGATAGTAGAGGATCCTagactcaatcaaggtcaaagaATACAGAAAGGGCACTCCATGGATAGCAGTAATGGAAATATTGAATCAAATGATGTGGAATTGGAGAAGGATTTTTCAAAAagtcaagaatcaagaaagAAGGCTAGTCGCTCAGGTCAAAAACAATCTGGCAGGGTTGTCATTCGGAACTTAAATTACATCACCGCAAAGGGAAAAAACTCTTCCTATAGTGACTCAGCTAGTGACTCTCAAACTGATGAGGACAATGGAGATTTTGGGGGTGGCATTCCTAAGATGAAGGTTACACACTCTCATAAATCCGCAAAAAGGAAAGAAACTGTTCTAATGAAGGAGGGAGATGAAGGGAACTGGCAGGCATTTCAGAAGTTCTTACTCAGAGATCCTGATGAAGACAGACGTGAGCTTGACCAAGGCATGTTTTCCATGGAAAAGAAGGGTCAACTGAAAAGGCGACAAAATAACCTGGGGGATGATCCTTTAGTTTCTGGTGGTCGAGATAGGGGAGAAAGTCCAGAAGGAAGTACAAcagatattaataaatttagtgGAAATGTTACCCGCATGCAAAAGTCATCAAATGATCAAATGTTGATATCTGCAAGAAGTGATCAGTTGAGTCATGGTAATGGTCAAATGGATTTACGGTATACAGAAATAGATGGCATAAGGGGTAAATATAGAAGGACTGCCAGTGACGATTTTATGATTCATGGACATAATAACCAGTCGGGTTTTACCAGTTCTCCCTCGGATTCGCTTGCTATAAATGGATTTGATCGTGCAACCAACACTTTGGATAGGAGGTCATCTCACAACATGGATGATGATTCATACATAGTTCCATTGAGGTCAATTTCACTAGATCATCTCGAAAACAATGACAGAAATGCTATCGACATGGGCTCTGAGTTCCCATCAGCAGCTCAGAAGGTGGAAAACTCCCAAGTTAACTATGAGCCAGATGAATTGACTTTAATGCCTGAGCGTGGTGCAGAAAAGGGTTCAACAGGCTATGACCCTGCTTTAGATTATGAAATGCAAGGTGCTTCTCTGGATAAGAAACATAAGGAAGTGATGAGTGAAAACAAGCAAGGGTCTAAGAAGCCTGACAAGGACAAGAAATCAAAAATGGTTTCAGATACTTCAGATAAGAAGATTGGAGGACCAATAAGGAGAGGAAAGCCCTCAAAACTTAGTCCTTTGGATGAAGCACGAGCACGTGCTGAGAAACTAAGAAGCTTTAAAGCCGATCTtcagaaaatgaagaaagaaaag gaagaagaagagatgaaACGGCTGGAAGCCTTAAAGATACAGAGGCAAAAGAGGATTGCTGCTCGAGGTGGTACCATCCCTGCAATGTCACCATTGCCCTCGCTGCAAACCAGGAAACAAGGGCCAACAAAACTATCTCCAAGCACTCACAGAGGATCAAAGTTTAGTGATTCAGAGCCAGGGTCATCATCTCCTTTGCAAAGGGTGCCCATCAAAACTGGCTCTGTGGGCTCTGCCGATTCTCACAAAACCTCCAAATCCAGCAAACTGAGTACTGGAAACCACTCTGCTGTACACAGGTTAACCCGGTCTGTAACTTCATTGCCTGAACAAAAGAAAGACATCGCTGGTGTTGCAAGTAATGTTAAGCTATCCATGGCACGGATTCGAAGGTTATCAGAGCCTAAGGTGACTAACGGCCATCATGTTTCTTCAGTGAAGCTGCGGAGTACTTTAACAGTATCAAAGCCAAAAGTTTCTGATGGGCATGAGAGCAAGAAAATATCTGCTATCGTGAATTATGACAAAAGCAAGGCTGCTACTCTCCCAGAATTGAAAATCAGGACAGCCAAGGGACCTGATGCTGCCCAGAGCACATCAACGACTAAAGGAGTGACACAGAAAGATGATTCTGTGAAGTCTACCTCTGAAGGTGGTCAACTGAAGAGGAATGATGACAAAAATTCACACCATAGTGATCGGGATGACAACCCAGTAATTGAGAAAACTCTCATGATGCTTGAGAAACCTTCCATTCCCATTGTACATGCGGAAGAAACTTTGAGGGATGCAAAGGGACAGAATATTAGGGAGAAGACAGAGGTGTCAGAGTATGCTGCTATTCGGGCACCAGTTTCACCACTAACGATTGATACAATCAATAGAGAACCCGCTCGTGACCTATTACAGCAGCAACTTCAGTCTCATGAG GTTACTACGAGTAATATGGAGAAGGAACCggcaaagttttcaagcaataGCACTGCTGCAAAACCATATCAAGCCCCTTATGTGCGAGTTCCTTCTCTGGAAGGTCCATGTACTCAGAATCCTGAGTATGGAAAAGCACCCACAAACATAAAAACTGTGGCAATAGGCACAGTGACTATAAAAGCACTTGTACCCGAGTCTAGTAACCTTGAAAAGATTCCAGAAGCATTTGAAAGGCCTCAGGCAAAGGAATCATTAAAAGGGTTCAGACGGCTGTTAAAGTTTGGGAAAAAGAACCATGGCTCATCATCAGGTGAACGTAATGTTGAATCAGATAACGTCAGCATGAATGGTACTGAGGCAGGTGATAATGGGACAAACGCTGTTTCTTCTAGTGAAG TCTTTACATTAAAGAATCTGATCTCACAAGATGAAACTCCAAATCCCAGCTCTACACAAAAGT CTTCTCGCCATTTCTCCTTGTTGTCACCATTCAAAAGAAAGACTGGCGAGAAGAAGCTGACAATGTGA
- the LOC103453465 gene encoding COP1-interacting protein 7 isoform X2 yields MPLSGNKPLLDASEEKAIVLYQPDGQPEANGSTAQEANSKVHLLKVLETRRTMLQKEQGMAFARAVAAGFDVDHLPPLISFAEWFGASRLMDACRRFKELWKRKHETGQWLEIEAAEAMANRSEFSAMNASGIMLSSATNQQVTAEEKPPVEHQPPLSHQEHFPGQYPHQMYPPWPVQSSPGALPVYPPYPMQGMPYFQNYPGNSPFFQPPYPIVEDPRLNQGQRIQKGHSMDSSNGNIESNDVELEKDFSKSQESRKKASRSGQKQSGRVVIRNLNYITAKGKNSSYSDSASDSQTDEDNGDFGGGIPKMKVTHSHKSAKRKETVLMKEGDEGNWQAFQKFLLRDPDEDRRELDQGMFSMEKKGQLKRRQNNLGDDPLVSGGRDRGESPEGSTTDINKFSGNVTRMQKSSNDQMLISARSDQLSHGNGQMDLRYTEIDGIRGKYRRTASDDFMIHGHNNQSGFTSSPSDSLAINGFDRATNTLDRRSSHNMDDDSYIVPLRSISLDHLENNDRNAIDMGSEFPSAAQKVENSQVNYEPDELTLMPERGAEKGSTGYDPALDYEMQGASLDKKHKEVMSENKQGSKKPDKDKKSKMVSDTSDKKIGGPIRRGKPSKLSPLDEARARAEKLRSFKADLQKMKKEKEEEEMKRLEALKIQRQKRIAARGGTIPAMSPLPSLQTRKQGPTKLSPSTHRGSKFSDSEPGSSSPLQRVPIKTGSVGSADSHKTSKSSKLSTGNHSAVHRLTRSVTSLPEQKKDIAGVASNVKLSMARIRRLSEPKVTNGHHVSSVKLRSTLTVSKPKVSDGHESKKISAIVNYDKSKAATLPELKIRTAKGPDAAQSTSTTKGVTQKDDSVKSTSEGGQLKRNDDKNSHHSDRDDNPVIEKTLMMLEKPSIPIVHAEETLRDAKGQNIREKTEVSEYAAIRAPVSPLTIDTINREPARDLLQQQLQSHEVTTSNMEKEPAKFSSNSTAAKPYQAPYVRVPSLEGPCTQNPEYGKAPTNIKTVAIGTVTIKALVPESSNLEKIPEAFERPQAKESLKGFRRLLKFGKKNHGSSSGERNVESDNVSMNGTEAGDNGTNAVSSSEVFTLKNLISQDETPNPSSTQKSSRHFSLLSPFKRKTGEKKLTM; encoded by the exons ATGCCTCTATCAG gaaACAAGCCTTTGCTAGATGCTAGTGAAGAGAAAGCAATTGTCCTTTACCAG CCTGATGGTCAACCTGAAGCAAATGGATCCACTGCACAAGAGGCAAATTCAAA AGTTCATCTTTTGAAAGTCCTGGAGACACGCAGAACTATGCTGCAGAAAGAGCAAGGTATGGCTTTTGCACGTGCTGTAGCCGCAGGTTTTGACGTTGATCATTTGCCACCATTGATATCATTTGCTGAATGGTTTGGAGCTTCACGCTTAAT GGATGCTTGTAGAAGATTTAAGGAACTGTGGAAAAGAAAGCATGAAACTGGGCAATGGCTTGAAATTGAAGCAGCTGAAGCAATGGCTAACAGATCAGAATTCTCTGCCATGAATGCATCAGGCATAATGCTTTCGAGTGCGACCAACCAACAAGTAACTGCAG AAGAAAAGCCTCCTGTGGAGCATCAACCACCATTAAGCCACCAGGAACACTTTCCTGGCCAGTATCCCCATCAGATGTACCCTCCCTGGCCTGTTCAGTCTTCTCCAGGTGCATTACCAGTGTATCCACCATATCCTATGCAAGGCATGCCTTATTTTCAGAATTACCCAGGAAATAGCCCATTTTTTCAGCCGCCTTATCCGATAGTAGAGGATCCTagactcaatcaaggtcaaagaATACAGAAAGGGCACTCCATGGATAGCAGTAATGGAAATATTGAATCAAATGATGTGGAATTGGAGAAGGATTTTTCAAAAagtcaagaatcaagaaagAAGGCTAGTCGCTCAGGTCAAAAACAATCTGGCAGGGTTGTCATTCGGAACTTAAATTACATCACCGCAAAGGGAAAAAACTCTTCCTATAGTGACTCAGCTAGTGACTCTCAAACTGATGAGGACAATGGAGATTTTGGGGGTGGCATTCCTAAGATGAAGGTTACACACTCTCATAAATCCGCAAAAAGGAAAGAAACTGTTCTAATGAAGGAGGGAGATGAAGGGAACTGGCAGGCATTTCAGAAGTTCTTACTCAGAGATCCTGATGAAGACAGACGTGAGCTTGACCAAGGCATGTTTTCCATGGAAAAGAAGGGTCAACTGAAAAGGCGACAAAATAACCTGGGGGATGATCCTTTAGTTTCTGGTGGTCGAGATAGGGGAGAAAGTCCAGAAGGAAGTACAAcagatattaataaatttagtgGAAATGTTACCCGCATGCAAAAGTCATCAAATGATCAAATGTTGATATCTGCAAGAAGTGATCAGTTGAGTCATGGTAATGGTCAAATGGATTTACGGTATACAGAAATAGATGGCATAAGGGGTAAATATAGAAGGACTGCCAGTGACGATTTTATGATTCATGGACATAATAACCAGTCGGGTTTTACCAGTTCTCCCTCGGATTCGCTTGCTATAAATGGATTTGATCGTGCAACCAACACTTTGGATAGGAGGTCATCTCACAACATGGATGATGATTCATACATAGTTCCATTGAGGTCAATTTCACTAGATCATCTCGAAAACAATGACAGAAATGCTATCGACATGGGCTCTGAGTTCCCATCAGCAGCTCAGAAGGTGGAAAACTCCCAAGTTAACTATGAGCCAGATGAATTGACTTTAATGCCTGAGCGTGGTGCAGAAAAGGGTTCAACAGGCTATGACCCTGCTTTAGATTATGAAATGCAAGGTGCTTCTCTGGATAAGAAACATAAGGAAGTGATGAGTGAAAACAAGCAAGGGTCTAAGAAGCCTGACAAGGACAAGAAATCAAAAATGGTTTCAGATACTTCAGATAAGAAGATTGGAGGACCAATAAGGAGAGGAAAGCCCTCAAAACTTAGTCCTTTGGATGAAGCACGAGCACGTGCTGAGAAACTAAGAAGCTTTAAAGCCGATCTtcagaaaatgaagaaagaaaag gaagaagaagagatgaaACGGCTGGAAGCCTTAAAGATACAGAGGCAAAAGAGGATTGCTGCTCGAGGTGGTACCATCCCTGCAATGTCACCATTGCCCTCGCTGCAAACCAGGAAACAAGGGCCAACAAAACTATCTCCAAGCACTCACAGAGGATCAAAGTTTAGTGATTCAGAGCCAGGGTCATCATCTCCTTTGCAAAGGGTGCCCATCAAAACTGGCTCTGTGGGCTCTGCCGATTCTCACAAAACCTCCAAATCCAGCAAACTGAGTACTGGAAACCACTCTGCTGTACACAGGTTAACCCGGTCTGTAACTTCATTGCCTGAACAAAAGAAAGACATCGCTGGTGTTGCAAGTAATGTTAAGCTATCCATGGCACGGATTCGAAGGTTATCAGAGCCTAAGGTGACTAACGGCCATCATGTTTCTTCAGTGAAGCTGCGGAGTACTTTAACAGTATCAAAGCCAAAAGTTTCTGATGGGCATGAGAGCAAGAAAATATCTGCTATCGTGAATTATGACAAAAGCAAGGCTGCTACTCTCCCAGAATTGAAAATCAGGACAGCCAAGGGACCTGATGCTGCCCAGAGCACATCAACGACTAAAGGAGTGACACAGAAAGATGATTCTGTGAAGTCTACCTCTGAAGGTGGTCAACTGAAGAGGAATGATGACAAAAATTCACACCATAGTGATCGGGATGACAACCCAGTAATTGAGAAAACTCTCATGATGCTTGAGAAACCTTCCATTCCCATTGTACATGCGGAAGAAACTTTGAGGGATGCAAAGGGACAGAATATTAGGGAGAAGACAGAGGTGTCAGAGTATGCTGCTATTCGGGCACCAGTTTCACCACTAACGATTGATACAATCAATAGAGAACCCGCTCGTGACCTATTACAGCAGCAACTTCAGTCTCATGAG GTTACTACGAGTAATATGGAGAAGGAACCggcaaagttttcaagcaataGCACTGCTGCAAAACCATATCAAGCCCCTTATGTGCGAGTTCCTTCTCTGGAAGGTCCATGTACTCAGAATCCTGAGTATGGAAAAGCACCCACAAACATAAAAACTGTGGCAATAGGCACAGTGACTATAAAAGCACTTGTACCCGAGTCTAGTAACCTTGAAAAGATTCCAGAAGCATTTGAAAGGCCTCAGGCAAAGGAATCATTAAAAGGGTTCAGACGGCTGTTAAAGTTTGGGAAAAAGAACCATGGCTCATCATCAGGTGAACGTAATGTTGAATCAGATAACGTCAGCATGAATGGTACTGAGGCAGGTGATAATGGGACAAACGCTGTTTCTTCTAGTGAAG TCTTTACATTAAAGAATCTGATCTCACAAGATGAAACTCCAAATCCCAGCTCTACACAAAAGT CTTCTCGCCATTTCTCCTTGTTGTCACCATTCAAAAGAAAGACTGGCGAGAAGAAGCTGACAATGTGA
- the LOC103453464 gene encoding putative protein phosphatase 2C-like protein 44 isoform X2, with protein sequence MGSGVGRKKKEVTMAKKPSWMMPAVSHGYHTCESYTSPATCGDSDSDFVVAQREQIEELELWFFGVFDARVGDRVTKYMQSHLFDKKPKESHIRGKSKETMRKAFLGARSKVREASEETNGVGSVSAMVIEGEKLVLANMGDYRAVVCKDGSAHQIGTKNKQSTKKIWSHRLFRAKTKTCKSSDLVVGVERVDPDTEFVILASNGIWEVMKNQEAVNLIRRIENPQMASEYLAEEASNRMSRGSISCLVIRFD encoded by the exons ATGGGAAGTGGTGtggggaggaagaagaaagaggtcACCATGGCAAAGAAACCGTCGTGGATGATGCCTGCAGTCTCACATGGATATCACACCTGTGAGAGCTACACATCACCGGCTACCTGTGGCGATTCCGACTCCGACTTTGTTGTGGCTCAGAGAGAGCAAATCGAAGAGCTTGAGCTCTGGTTTTTCGGAGTTTTCGATGCCCGGGTTGGCGACCGGGTTACCAAGTACATGCAGTCACATTTGTTTGACAAGAAGCCTAAAGAG TCTCATATAAGGGGAAAGAGCAAGGAGACGATGAGAAAAGCCTTTCTTGGTGCTAGATCAAAGGTTAGAGAGGCCTCGGAGGAGACGAACGGAGTCGGTTCAGTTTCCGCGATGGTGATCGAGGGGGAAAAGCTTGTATTGGCTAACATGGGAGACTATAGAGCAGTTGTGTGTAAAGATGGTTCCGCTCATCAGATAGGCACCAAGAACAAGCAATCAACCAAAAAGATTTGGTCGCACAGGTTGTTTAGAG CAAAGACCAAAACTTGTAAAAGCTCAgaccttgttgttggggttgaaAGGGTCGATCCGGATACCGAATTTGTTATTTTAGCCAGCAATGGCATATGGGAG GTAATGAAGAATCAAGAGGCTGTGAATCTCATCCGACGCATCGAAAATCCACAGATGGCCTCCGAGTATTTGGCGGAGGAAGCTTCGAATAGAATGAGCAGAGGCAGCATTTCTTGCTTGGTCATCAGATTTGATTAA
- the LOC103453464 gene encoding putative protein phosphatase 2C-like protein 44 isoform X1 has protein sequence MGVKDKMAPNHISGVFMSAKDKMTPNHISGVLMGVKDIQIKPNLKRFLMGSGVGRKKKEVTMAKKPSWMMPAVSHGYHTCESYTSPATCGDSDSDFVVAQREQIEELELWFFGVFDARVGDRVTKYMQSHLFDKKPKESHIRGKSKETMRKAFLGARSKVREASEETNGVGSVSAMVIEGEKLVLANMGDYRAVVCKDGSAHQIGTKNKQSTKKIWSHRLFRAKTKTCKSSDLVVGVERVDPDTEFVILASNGIWEVMKNQEAVNLIRRIENPQMASEYLAEEASNRMSRGSISCLVIRFD, from the exons ATGGGCGTTAAAGATAAAATGGCCCCTAATCATATTTCAGGGGTGTTCATGAGTGCTAAAGATAAAATGACCCCTAATCATATTTCAGGGGTGCTCATGGGCGTTAAAGATATTCAGATCAAGCCAAAT CTGAAACGCTTCCTCATGGGAAGTGGTGtggggaggaagaagaaagaggtcACCATGGCAAAGAAACCGTCGTGGATGATGCCTGCAGTCTCACATGGATATCACACCTGTGAGAGCTACACATCACCGGCTACCTGTGGCGATTCCGACTCCGACTTTGTTGTGGCTCAGAGAGAGCAAATCGAAGAGCTTGAGCTCTGGTTTTTCGGAGTTTTCGATGCCCGGGTTGGCGACCGGGTTACCAAGTACATGCAGTCACATTTGTTTGACAAGAAGCCTAAAGAG TCTCATATAAGGGGAAAGAGCAAGGAGACGATGAGAAAAGCCTTTCTTGGTGCTAGATCAAAGGTTAGAGAGGCCTCGGAGGAGACGAACGGAGTCGGTTCAGTTTCCGCGATGGTGATCGAGGGGGAAAAGCTTGTATTGGCTAACATGGGAGACTATAGAGCAGTTGTGTGTAAAGATGGTTCCGCTCATCAGATAGGCACCAAGAACAAGCAATCAACCAAAAAGATTTGGTCGCACAGGTTGTTTAGAG CAAAGACCAAAACTTGTAAAAGCTCAgaccttgttgttggggttgaaAGGGTCGATCCGGATACCGAATTTGTTATTTTAGCCAGCAATGGCATATGGGAG GTAATGAAGAATCAAGAGGCTGTGAATCTCATCCGACGCATCGAAAATCCACAGATGGCCTCCGAGTATTTGGCGGAGGAAGCTTCGAATAGAATGAGCAGAGGCAGCATTTCTTGCTTGGTCATCAGATTTGATTAA